A DNA window from Flavobacteriales bacterium contains the following coding sequences:
- a CDS encoding polyprenyl synthetase family protein, whose product MMSIKDIQAPIAAEMDEFEIRFREAMKSRTVLLDKITHYIVRRKGKQMRPMFVFLSAKACGGMKDPAYTAASLIELLHTATLVHDDVVDDSNERRGFFSLNALWKNKIAVLVGDYLLSKGLLLSIDQGQFRLLQLVSDAVREMSEGELLQIEKARKLNITEDIYYEIIRQKTASLVAACCACGAAASGADESTVALMKQFGEDVGMAFQIKDDIFDFGSGDNIGKPTGIDIKEKKMTLPLIYALNNAEKSQRRDMINIVKNHNENPRKVAEVIDFVLQSKGVQYATQRMNEYKDKALNALNTLPDSESRRALEGLVLYTVNREK is encoded by the coding sequence ATGATGAGTATTAAAGACATACAGGCACCGATTGCTGCTGAGATGGATGAGTTTGAAATCCGTTTCAGGGAAGCCATGAAAAGCCGTACGGTTCTACTCGATAAAATCACGCACTACATTGTTCGCCGCAAAGGGAAACAGATGCGGCCGATGTTTGTTTTTCTTTCCGCAAAAGCTTGTGGCGGAATGAAAGATCCGGCTTATACAGCCGCTTCGTTAATTGAACTTTTGCATACGGCTACATTGGTGCACGATGATGTGGTGGACGATTCGAATGAACGTCGCGGTTTCTTTTCGCTGAATGCTTTATGGAAAAATAAAATCGCCGTTTTAGTGGGCGACTATTTATTATCGAAAGGATTGTTGTTATCGATTGATCAGGGGCAGTTTCGTTTGCTGCAACTTGTTTCGGATGCCGTTCGTGAAATGAGTGAGGGCGAATTGCTGCAAATTGAGAAAGCAAGAAAACTGAATATTACCGAAGATATTTATTACGAAATCATTCGCCAGAAAACCGCCAGTCTGGTTGCCGCCTGTTGTGCCTGCGGAGCCGCCGCTTCGGGTGCGGATGAGTCTACCGTGGCATTGATGAAACAATTTGGTGAAGACGTAGGAATGGCTTTTCAGATTAAGGATGATATTTTTGATTTTGGTAGTGGAGATAATATCGGTAAACCAACCGGAATCGATATCAAAGAAAAGAAAATGACGCTTCCTCTGATCTATGCTTTAAACAATGCCGAAAAATCGCAACGTCGTGATATGATAAACATTGTAAAAAACCACAATGAAAATCCACGTAAAGTTGCTGAGGTGATCGATTTTGTTTTGCAGAGCAAAGGCGTGCAATATGCAACACAACGCATGAATGAGTACAAGGACAAAGCCCTGAATGCATTAAACACTCTCCCCGATTCTGAATCGAGAAGAGCATTAGAGGGTTTGGTTTTATATACGGTTAACCGCGAAAAATAA
- the rlmN gene encoding 23S rRNA (adenine(2503)-C(2))-methyltransferase RlmN — protein sequence MNVSTKTDIRSLSFEELKSRFEAMGEKSFRAKQVYEWLWKKATHDFDSMTNLSKELREKLKAEFEIRNISLADRQVSSDKTIKCAFTLYDGNVVEGVLIPTTNRMTACISSQVGCSLTCAFCATGKLKRMRNLDASEIFDQVVTLRHEAENTYGIPLSNIVYMGMGEPLLNYKNTLQSVEFICSPEGLGMSPQRITVSTAGIAKMIMKLADDGVKFNLALSLHAANDEKRNKIMPINEQNSLESLAEALTYFYSKTGTRVTFEYIIFKNFNDEIQDARELAEFCKHVPCKVNIIEYNPIDDGEYQQADASKVDAFARYLESKNIIVNVRRSRGKDIDAACGQLANKNKAALK from the coding sequence ATGAATGTAAGCACCAAAACAGATATTCGATCTCTTTCGTTCGAAGAGTTAAAATCCCGTTTCGAAGCAATGGGTGAGAAATCGTTTCGTGCGAAGCAGGTGTATGAATGGTTGTGGAAAAAAGCTACACATGATTTCGATTCCATGACCAATCTTTCGAAAGAGTTACGGGAGAAATTAAAAGCGGAATTCGAAATCAGAAATATTTCGCTGGCCGACCGACAAGTGAGTTCCGACAAAACGATAAAATGTGCTTTCACCTTATATGATGGCAATGTGGTAGAAGGGGTTTTAATTCCAACTACAAATCGTATGACGGCGTGTATCTCTTCGCAAGTGGGTTGTTCCTTAACCTGTGCATTCTGCGCCACCGGAAAATTAAAGCGCATGCGTAATCTGGATGCCTCCGAAATCTTCGACCAGGTGGTTACATTACGTCATGAAGCAGAAAATACCTATGGAATTCCTTTGTCCAATATCGTTTACATGGGCATGGGAGAACCCTTGTTGAATTATAAAAACACACTGCAGTCGGTCGAATTTATTTGTTCGCCGGAAGGACTCGGAATGTCGCCCCAGCGCATTACAGTTTCTACGGCGGGAATTGCAAAAATGATCATGAAGCTGGCAGATGACGGGGTAAAGTTTAATCTTGCTTTATCGCTGCATGCTGCCAATGATGAAAAGCGGAATAAGATCATGCCCATTAATGAGCAGAATTCGCTTGAATCATTAGCAGAGGCCTTGACGTATTTTTATTCTAAAACGGGAACCAGGGTCACGTTCGAATACATCATTTTTAAAAATTTTAATGACGAGATACAGGACGCCCGCGAACTGGCAGAATTTTGTAAACATGTTCCCTGTAAGGTAAACATCATTGAATATAATCCCATCGACGATGGCGAATACCAACAGGCGGATGCAAGTAAAGTGGATGCTTTTGCGCGTTACCTGGAATCGAAAAACATCATAGTAAATGTACGCCGCTCCCGCGGAAAAGATATTGATGCGGCTTGCGGACAATTAGCCAATAAAAACAAAGCTGCCCTCAAGTGA